A window from Drosophila yakuba strain Tai18E2 chromosome 3L, Prin_Dyak_Tai18E2_2.1, whole genome shotgun sequence encodes these proteins:
- the LOC6533497 gene encoding mitogen-activated protein kinase kinase kinase kinase 4 isoform X1: MAHQQQQQLAPSVNCSLDDIDLTALKDPAGIFELIEVVGNGTYGQVYKGRHTKTGQLAAIKVMDVTEDEEEEIKLEINVLKKYSNHRNIATYYGAFIKKSPPGKDDQLWLVMEYCGAGSVTDLVKSTKGQSLKEEWIAYICREILRGLSYLHSNKVIHRDIKGQNVLLTDNAEVKLVDFGVSAQLDRTIGRRNTFIGTPYWMAPEVIACDENPDATYDNRSDLWSLGITALEMAESQPPLCDLHPMRALFLIPRNSPPRLKSKKWSKKFHGFIDTVLVKDYHQRPYTENLLKHGFIKDQPTDRQVRIQLKDHIDRCKKRKQEKEREDYRYSGSDNDDDEPQLAGEHSSIVQAPGGDTLRRNFQQIQEGRLAAEQQQQHHLMAQAQAQAAAAHAAAQAQAQLQQQQQQAAAAAAAAAHAAQQAQQAAQQQAQAQQPQANRQPKPPSRQQVEEPGPPARPPQRLIVVPDPPHANRPLPPTPKCGEPAGQTPQQQQRNSQNNFKPSLPPRRPEDHLDVLAAQLSELGVVFSQQPQPQTAAGGQGSQQQAQPEAPPRNNRQSSGLSSSGGSASGGGGSSKPAAALPQQSNNHLGQPVNPLDPLDSSDSDSEPDEPNDRARNDGTLLASDPPKPLPEFSYRPGLGPVSEDVSTTTPLSHGSGGPPNRPLPPTPDDDDQAGDRTLIMKRKLEQNINRLQKSASTSQANVTPSRRGDESNLLRDWDFDRFFPKNANGPRGSGRGSPTTTASLSRSSQLSTLKVDTKLQRASVAEAITRPVPRGYQPLKAEPTASQSIAKEQGSGSGSGSASGSGSSGSTNSPAHKRQDSDSRLPMNFERGFRRENSDFFPLAKRYSAVFSGATASGSTAGSPSAQALQRSSAVYQRNSIYNSSISSKSKENAAPGTPGAAAAGTATVTATASAKPGATASTTTATKGAAPKTSKSLGNFHFLRPRREKTESVIVLQNAAVRAQRQQQLQQQQQQQQQQLQQQQQQQNRGGGGGGGGGSSGVGADGTGLGTPGTRTSSVLPDLLSQASPATPPRHDKSSSEEYQAAISSSVHSTPSKSFIASSGSGGGGLGLGGGTVVGGVIISSNHSPQSTISLASSSSNSRQNSPKNSISKTRSSSSITNLLHKSASSSSANLHHLTPCSSTSSASISNPLPPHAYALQQKQRSFLTFGFGAGGSGPSRRESHVNVNVTPTSHEAANDTPEIRKYKKRFNSEILCAALWGVNLLIGTENGLMLLDRSGQGKVYQLISRRRFQQMEVLEGQNILVTISGKKNRVRVYYLSWLKSKILRTDGLSDQVERRNGWINVGDLQGAVHFKIVKYERIKFLVIALKDSIEIYAWAPKPYHKFMAFKNFGELEHRPLLVDLTIEDQSRLKVIYGSAEGFHAVDLDSAEVYDIYLPKHTQGAIIPHCIVALPNSNGMQLLLCYDNEGVYVNTVGRVSKNIVLQWGEMPTSVAYIGTGQIMGWGNKAIEIRSVESGHLDGVFMHKKAQRLKFLCERNDKVFFSSAKGASSCQIYFMTLNKPGMANW, encoded by the exons GGCCGTCACACGAAGACTGGTCAATTGGCTGCCATAAAGGTGATGGACGTCACCGAGGACGAAGAGGAGGAGATCAAGCTGGAGATCAATGTGCTAAAGAAATACTCGAATCACCGCAACATTGCCACCTACTACGGTGCCTTCATCAAGAAGTCACCGCCTGGGAAGGACGATCAGCTATGGCTGGTGATGGAGTACTGTGGTGCTGGATCGGTGACGGATCTGGTCAAGTCCACCAAGGGTCAGAGCCTGAAGGAGGAGTGGATCGCCTACATTTGCCGCGAGATCCTGCGGGGCCTGAGCTACCTGCACTCGAACAAAGTCATCCATCGCGACATCAAGGGGCAGAATGTGCTCCTCACCGACAATGCCGAGGTGAAGCTGGTGGACTTTGGTGTGTCCGCTCAGCTGGATCGCACGATAGGCCGGCGCAACACATTCATCG GTACTCCCTACTGGATGGCCCCCGAGGTCATTGCCTGCGACGAGAATCCCGACGCCACGTACGACAATCGCTCCGATCTGTGGTCGCTGGGCATCACCGCCCTGGAGATGGCTGAGTCACAGCCCCCGCTCTGCGATCTGCATCCGATGCGCGCCCTCTTCCTGATTCCGCGCAACTCGCCACCCAGACTCAAATCGAAGAAGTGGTCCAAGAAGTTTCACGGCTTTATTGACACGGTGCTAG TTAAGGACTATCACCAGCGGCCTTACACCGAGAACCTGCTGAAGCACGGCTTCATCAAGGACCAGCCCACAGATCGCCAGGTGCGCATCCAGCTGAAGGACCACATCGATCGCTGCAAGAAGCGcaagcaggagaaggagcgcGAGGACTATCGCTACTCGGGCTccgacaacgacgacgacgaacCGCAGCTGGCCGGCGAGCACAGCTCCATTGTCCAGGCACCAGGCGGCGATACGTTGCGCCGCAACTTCCAGCAGATCCAGGAGGGTCGCCTGGCcgccgagcagcagcagcagcatcacctGATGGCCCAGGCGCAGGCCCAGGCGGCTGCCGCCCATGCCGCTGCCCAGGCACAGGCGcaactccagcagcagcaacaacaggctgcggcggcggcagcagcggcggcccATGCAGCACAACAGGCTCAGCAGGCCGcccagcagcaggcgcaggcCCAGCAGCCCCAGGCCAATCGGCAGCCGAAACCGCCATCG cGCCAGCAGGTTGAGGAGCCGGGTCCGCCGGCACGGCCGCCACAGCGCCTGATCGTGGTGCCGGATCCGCCGCACGCCAATCGGCCATTGCCACCGACCCCCAAGTGCGGCGAGCCGGCGGGACAGacgccgcagcaacagcagcgcaaCTCGCAGAATAACTTCAAGCCATCG ttaCCACCAAGGAGACCTGAG GATCATTTGGATGTGTTAGCAGCACAATTAAGTGAATTGGGCGTGGTCTTCTCCCAACAGCCACAGCCGCAGACGGCCGCCGGTGGCCAGGGATCCCAGCAGCAGGCACAGCCGGAGGCGCCGCCTCGCAACAATCGCCAGTCGAGCGGTCTGTCCTCCTCCGGGGGATCGGCATCCGGAGGCGGCGGCTCATCCAAGCCGGCCGCCGCACTGCCGCAACAGTCGAACAATCATCTGGGCCAGCCGGTGAATCCACTGGATCCCTTGGACAGCAGCGATTCGGACAGCGAGCCGGATGAGCCCAACGATCGGGCCAGGAACGATGGAACTCTACTGGCCAGTGATCCGCCCAAGCCACT ACCCGAATTCTCATATAGGCCCGGCTTGGGACCCGTCTCCGAGGACGTCAGCACGACAACGCCCTTGAGTCACGGCAGCGGTGGACCGCCCAACCGCCCACTGCCGCCCACGCCCGACGACGACGATCAGGCCGGCGATCGGACTTTGATCATGAAGCGC AAACTAGAGCAGAACATAAACCGCCTGCAAAAGTCCGCCTCCACATCGCAAGCCAATGTGACACCGTCGCGTCGCGGCGATGAATCCAATTTGCTAAGAGACTGGGACTTTGATCGCTTCTTCCCCAAGAACGCAAACGGTCCAAGGGGCAGTGGACGTGGTAGTCCGACTACCACTGCCAGCCTGAGCCGCAGCTCCCAGCTGAGCACGCTGAAGGTGGATACGAAGCTTCAGAGGGCCAGTGTGGCGGAGGCCATCACCAGACCAGTTCCCAGGGGCTATCAGCCACTGAAGGCCGAACCAACTGCCAGCCAAAGTATTGCCAAAGAACaaggatcgggatcgggatcgggaagTGCAAGTGGTAGCGGAAGCAGTGGTAGCACCAATTCCCCAGCGCATAAGCGCCAGGACTCGGACTCCCGACTGCCGATGAACTTTGAGCGCGGCTTTCGACGCGAGAACTCGGACTTCTTCCCGTTGGCCAAGCGATACTCGGCTGTGTTCAGTGGTGCCACTGCATCGGGATCCACAGCGGGATCGCCCTCAGCACAGGCACTGCAGAGGTCGAGCGCTGTGTACCAAAGGAACAGCATttacaacagcagcatcagcagtaAGAGCAAGGAGAATGCCGCGCCTGGAACgccaggagcagctgcagcaggaacTGCCACTGTCACGGCCACGGCCAGTGCCAAACCAGGAGCAACTGCATCCACAACCACTGCCACCAAGGGAGCTGCTCCAAAGACCTCCAAGTCCCTGGGCAACTTTCACTTCCTGCGACCGCGTCGCGAAAAGACTGAATCCGTCATTGTGCTGCAGAATGCTGCCGTTCGCGCccaaaggcagcagcaactgcagcagcagcagcagcaacaacagcagcaactgcagcagcaacagcagcagcag AATcgaggaggcggcggcggaggaggcggtggcagCAGCGGCGTGGGCGCCGATGGCACTGGATTGGGAACTCCTGGGACAAGGACCAGCAGTGTCCTGCCGGATCTACTCAGCCAGGCGTCGCCGGCAACGCCACCGCGCCATGATAAATCATCCAGTGAGGAG TATCAAGCGGCCATTAGCTCATCCGTGCATTCCACGCCATCGAAATCGTTTATCGCCAGCAGCGgaagcggcggcggcggtctCGGTTTGGGGGGCGGTACCGTTGTGGGCGGCGTGATTATCAGCAGCAATCACTCGCCACAATCGACGATATCGCTCGCCTCCTCGTCCTCGAATTCGCGCCAGAATTCGCCCAAGAATTCGATCAGCAAGACGCGCTCCTCCAGCAGTATTACTAATCTCTTGCACAAATCTGCTTCTTCCTCCTCCGCGAACCTGCACCACCTGACGCCCTGCTCCTCGACGTCCTCGGCCTCGATCTCCAATCCGCTGCCACCGCACGCCTACGCCCTGCAACAGAAGCAGCGCAGTTTCCTGACCTTTGGCTTTGGGGCCGGCGGCTCTGGTCCCTCGCGACGGGAGTCGCACGTCAATGTCAATGTAACGCCCACCTCCCACGAGGCGGCCAACGATACGCCCGAGATCCGTAAGTATAAGAAGCGCTTCAACTCGGAGATCCTGTGCGCAGCGCTGTGGGGCGTCAACCTGCTGATTGGAACGGAGAATGGCTTAATGCTGCTAGATCGATCCGGTCAGGGCAAG GTATACCAGCTCATCTCGCGACGCCGTTTCCAGCAAATGGAGGTGCTAGAGGGCCAGAACATATTGGTCACCATATCCGGCAAGAAGAACCGAGTGCGCGTCTACTACTTGTCCTGGCTAAAGTCAAAGATCTTGCGCACCGACGGACTCTCCGAT CAAGTGGAGCGTCGGAACGGTTGGATAAACGTGGGTGATCTGCAAGGTGCTGTACATTTTAAGATTGTCAAATACGAGAGGATTAAGTTCCTAGTGATTGCATTAAAAGACTctattgaaatttatgcatgGGCTCCCAAACCATATCacaaatttatggcatttaaG AATTTTGGTGAACTGGAACATCGCCCGCTTTTGGTCGATCTCACCATTGAGGATCAGTCGAGACTGAAGGTGATCTATGGCTCCGCCGAGGGTTTCCATGCGGTTGATTTAGACTCAGCTGAAGTATACGATATCTATCTTCCCAAGCAT ACTCAGGGTGCAATCATTCCGCATTGTATTGTGGCGCTTCCCAACTCAAATGGCATGCAATTGCTGCTTTGCTACGACAATGAGGGCGTCTATGTGAACACAGTGGGCCGGGTTTCCAAGAACATTGTACTGCAG TGGGGCGAGATGCCCACCTCGGTGGCCTACATTGGCACTGGACAAATCATGGGCTGGGGCAATAAAGCAATAGAG ATACGTTCCGTTGAGAGCGGCCATTTGGATGGTGTGTTCATGCACAAAAAGGCGCAGCGCTTGAAATTCCTTTGCGAGCGAAACGACAAAGTATTCTTCAGCAGTGCCAAAGGTGCTTCATCGTGTCAAATCTACTTTATGACGCTCAACAAGCCGGGCATGGCCAATTGGTAA
- the LOC6533497 gene encoding mitogen-activated protein kinase kinase kinase kinase 4 isoform X2, producing MAHQQQQQLAPSVNCSLDDIDLTALKDPAGIFELIEVVGNGTYGQVYKGRHTKTGQLAAIKVMDVTEDEEEEIKLEINVLKKYSNHRNIATYYGAFIKKSPPGKDDQLWLVMEYCGAGSVTDLVKSTKGQSLKEEWIAYICREILRGLSYLHSNKVIHRDIKGQNVLLTDNAEVKLVDFGVSAQLDRTIGRRNTFIGTPYWMAPEVIACDENPDATYDNRSDLWSLGITALEMAESQPPLCDLHPMRALFLIPRNSPPRLKSKKWSKKFHGFIDTVLVKDYHQRPYTENLLKHGFIKDQPTDRQVRIQLKDHIDRCKKRKQEKEREDYRYSGSDNDDDEPQLAGEHSSIVQAPGGDTLRRNFQQIQEGRLAAEQQQQHHLMAQAQAQAAAAHAAAQAQAQLQQQQQQAAAAAAAAAHAAQQAQQAAQQQAQAQQPQANRQPKPPSRQQVEEPGPPARPPQRLIVVPDPPHANRPLPPTPKCGEPAGQTPQQQQRNSQNNFKPSLPPRRPEDHLDVLAAQLSELGVVFSQQPQPQTAAGGQGSQQQAQPEAPPRNNRQSSGLSSSGGSASGGGGSSKPAAALPQQSNNHLGQPVNPLDPLDSSDSDSEPDEPNDRARNDGTLLASDPPKPLPGLGPVSEDVSTTTPLSHGSGGPPNRPLPPTPDDDDQAGDRTLIMKRKLEQNINRLQKSASTSQANVTPSRRGDESNLLRDWDFDRFFPKNANGPRGSGRGSPTTTASLSRSSQLSTLKVDTKLQRASVAEAITRPVPRGYQPLKAEPTASQSIAKEQGSGSGSGSASGSGSSGSTNSPAHKRQDSDSRLPMNFERGFRRENSDFFPLAKRYSAVFSGATASGSTAGSPSAQALQRSSAVYQRNSIYNSSISSKSKENAAPGTPGAAAAGTATVTATASAKPGATASTTTATKGAAPKTSKSLGNFHFLRPRREKTESVIVLQNAAVRAQRQQQLQQQQQQQQQQLQQQQQQQNRGGGGGGGGGSSGVGADGTGLGTPGTRTSSVLPDLLSQASPATPPRHDKSSSEEYQAAISSSVHSTPSKSFIASSGSGGGGLGLGGGTVVGGVIISSNHSPQSTISLASSSSNSRQNSPKNSISKTRSSSSITNLLHKSASSSSANLHHLTPCSSTSSASISNPLPPHAYALQQKQRSFLTFGFGAGGSGPSRRESHVNVNVTPTSHEAANDTPEIRKYKKRFNSEILCAALWGVNLLIGTENGLMLLDRSGQGKVYQLISRRRFQQMEVLEGQNILVTISGKKNRVRVYYLSWLKSKILRTDGLSDQVERRNGWINVGDLQGAVHFKIVKYERIKFLVIALKDSIEIYAWAPKPYHKFMAFKNFGELEHRPLLVDLTIEDQSRLKVIYGSAEGFHAVDLDSAEVYDIYLPKHTQGAIIPHCIVALPNSNGMQLLLCYDNEGVYVNTVGRVSKNIVLQWGEMPTSVAYIGTGQIMGWGNKAIEIRSVESGHLDGVFMHKKAQRLKFLCERNDKVFFSSAKGASSCQIYFMTLNKPGMANW from the exons GGCCGTCACACGAAGACTGGTCAATTGGCTGCCATAAAGGTGATGGACGTCACCGAGGACGAAGAGGAGGAGATCAAGCTGGAGATCAATGTGCTAAAGAAATACTCGAATCACCGCAACATTGCCACCTACTACGGTGCCTTCATCAAGAAGTCACCGCCTGGGAAGGACGATCAGCTATGGCTGGTGATGGAGTACTGTGGTGCTGGATCGGTGACGGATCTGGTCAAGTCCACCAAGGGTCAGAGCCTGAAGGAGGAGTGGATCGCCTACATTTGCCGCGAGATCCTGCGGGGCCTGAGCTACCTGCACTCGAACAAAGTCATCCATCGCGACATCAAGGGGCAGAATGTGCTCCTCACCGACAATGCCGAGGTGAAGCTGGTGGACTTTGGTGTGTCCGCTCAGCTGGATCGCACGATAGGCCGGCGCAACACATTCATCG GTACTCCCTACTGGATGGCCCCCGAGGTCATTGCCTGCGACGAGAATCCCGACGCCACGTACGACAATCGCTCCGATCTGTGGTCGCTGGGCATCACCGCCCTGGAGATGGCTGAGTCACAGCCCCCGCTCTGCGATCTGCATCCGATGCGCGCCCTCTTCCTGATTCCGCGCAACTCGCCACCCAGACTCAAATCGAAGAAGTGGTCCAAGAAGTTTCACGGCTTTATTGACACGGTGCTAG TTAAGGACTATCACCAGCGGCCTTACACCGAGAACCTGCTGAAGCACGGCTTCATCAAGGACCAGCCCACAGATCGCCAGGTGCGCATCCAGCTGAAGGACCACATCGATCGCTGCAAGAAGCGcaagcaggagaaggagcgcGAGGACTATCGCTACTCGGGCTccgacaacgacgacgacgaacCGCAGCTGGCCGGCGAGCACAGCTCCATTGTCCAGGCACCAGGCGGCGATACGTTGCGCCGCAACTTCCAGCAGATCCAGGAGGGTCGCCTGGCcgccgagcagcagcagcagcatcacctGATGGCCCAGGCGCAGGCCCAGGCGGCTGCCGCCCATGCCGCTGCCCAGGCACAGGCGcaactccagcagcagcaacaacaggctgcggcggcggcagcagcggcggcccATGCAGCACAACAGGCTCAGCAGGCCGcccagcagcaggcgcaggcCCAGCAGCCCCAGGCCAATCGGCAGCCGAAACCGCCATCG cGCCAGCAGGTTGAGGAGCCGGGTCCGCCGGCACGGCCGCCACAGCGCCTGATCGTGGTGCCGGATCCGCCGCACGCCAATCGGCCATTGCCACCGACCCCCAAGTGCGGCGAGCCGGCGGGACAGacgccgcagcaacagcagcgcaaCTCGCAGAATAACTTCAAGCCATCG ttaCCACCAAGGAGACCTGAG GATCATTTGGATGTGTTAGCAGCACAATTAAGTGAATTGGGCGTGGTCTTCTCCCAACAGCCACAGCCGCAGACGGCCGCCGGTGGCCAGGGATCCCAGCAGCAGGCACAGCCGGAGGCGCCGCCTCGCAACAATCGCCAGTCGAGCGGTCTGTCCTCCTCCGGGGGATCGGCATCCGGAGGCGGCGGCTCATCCAAGCCGGCCGCCGCACTGCCGCAACAGTCGAACAATCATCTGGGCCAGCCGGTGAATCCACTGGATCCCTTGGACAGCAGCGATTCGGACAGCGAGCCGGATGAGCCCAACGATCGGGCCAGGAACGATGGAACTCTACTGGCCAGTGATCCGCCCAAGCCACT GCCCGGCTTGGGACCCGTCTCCGAGGACGTCAGCACGACAACGCCCTTGAGTCACGGCAGCGGTGGACCGCCCAACCGCCCACTGCCGCCCACGCCCGACGACGACGATCAGGCCGGCGATCGGACTTTGATCATGAAGCGC AAACTAGAGCAGAACATAAACCGCCTGCAAAAGTCCGCCTCCACATCGCAAGCCAATGTGACACCGTCGCGTCGCGGCGATGAATCCAATTTGCTAAGAGACTGGGACTTTGATCGCTTCTTCCCCAAGAACGCAAACGGTCCAAGGGGCAGTGGACGTGGTAGTCCGACTACCACTGCCAGCCTGAGCCGCAGCTCCCAGCTGAGCACGCTGAAGGTGGATACGAAGCTTCAGAGGGCCAGTGTGGCGGAGGCCATCACCAGACCAGTTCCCAGGGGCTATCAGCCACTGAAGGCCGAACCAACTGCCAGCCAAAGTATTGCCAAAGAACaaggatcgggatcgggatcgggaagTGCAAGTGGTAGCGGAAGCAGTGGTAGCACCAATTCCCCAGCGCATAAGCGCCAGGACTCGGACTCCCGACTGCCGATGAACTTTGAGCGCGGCTTTCGACGCGAGAACTCGGACTTCTTCCCGTTGGCCAAGCGATACTCGGCTGTGTTCAGTGGTGCCACTGCATCGGGATCCACAGCGGGATCGCCCTCAGCACAGGCACTGCAGAGGTCGAGCGCTGTGTACCAAAGGAACAGCATttacaacagcagcatcagcagtaAGAGCAAGGAGAATGCCGCGCCTGGAACgccaggagcagctgcagcaggaacTGCCACTGTCACGGCCACGGCCAGTGCCAAACCAGGAGCAACTGCATCCACAACCACTGCCACCAAGGGAGCTGCTCCAAAGACCTCCAAGTCCCTGGGCAACTTTCACTTCCTGCGACCGCGTCGCGAAAAGACTGAATCCGTCATTGTGCTGCAGAATGCTGCCGTTCGCGCccaaaggcagcagcaactgcagcagcagcagcagcaacaacagcagcaactgcagcagcaacagcagcagcag AATcgaggaggcggcggcggaggaggcggtggcagCAGCGGCGTGGGCGCCGATGGCACTGGATTGGGAACTCCTGGGACAAGGACCAGCAGTGTCCTGCCGGATCTACTCAGCCAGGCGTCGCCGGCAACGCCACCGCGCCATGATAAATCATCCAGTGAGGAG TATCAAGCGGCCATTAGCTCATCCGTGCATTCCACGCCATCGAAATCGTTTATCGCCAGCAGCGgaagcggcggcggcggtctCGGTTTGGGGGGCGGTACCGTTGTGGGCGGCGTGATTATCAGCAGCAATCACTCGCCACAATCGACGATATCGCTCGCCTCCTCGTCCTCGAATTCGCGCCAGAATTCGCCCAAGAATTCGATCAGCAAGACGCGCTCCTCCAGCAGTATTACTAATCTCTTGCACAAATCTGCTTCTTCCTCCTCCGCGAACCTGCACCACCTGACGCCCTGCTCCTCGACGTCCTCGGCCTCGATCTCCAATCCGCTGCCACCGCACGCCTACGCCCTGCAACAGAAGCAGCGCAGTTTCCTGACCTTTGGCTTTGGGGCCGGCGGCTCTGGTCCCTCGCGACGGGAGTCGCACGTCAATGTCAATGTAACGCCCACCTCCCACGAGGCGGCCAACGATACGCCCGAGATCCGTAAGTATAAGAAGCGCTTCAACTCGGAGATCCTGTGCGCAGCGCTGTGGGGCGTCAACCTGCTGATTGGAACGGAGAATGGCTTAATGCTGCTAGATCGATCCGGTCAGGGCAAG GTATACCAGCTCATCTCGCGACGCCGTTTCCAGCAAATGGAGGTGCTAGAGGGCCAGAACATATTGGTCACCATATCCGGCAAGAAGAACCGAGTGCGCGTCTACTACTTGTCCTGGCTAAAGTCAAAGATCTTGCGCACCGACGGACTCTCCGAT CAAGTGGAGCGTCGGAACGGTTGGATAAACGTGGGTGATCTGCAAGGTGCTGTACATTTTAAGATTGTCAAATACGAGAGGATTAAGTTCCTAGTGATTGCATTAAAAGACTctattgaaatttatgcatgGGCTCCCAAACCATATCacaaatttatggcatttaaG AATTTTGGTGAACTGGAACATCGCCCGCTTTTGGTCGATCTCACCATTGAGGATCAGTCGAGACTGAAGGTGATCTATGGCTCCGCCGAGGGTTTCCATGCGGTTGATTTAGACTCAGCTGAAGTATACGATATCTATCTTCCCAAGCAT ACTCAGGGTGCAATCATTCCGCATTGTATTGTGGCGCTTCCCAACTCAAATGGCATGCAATTGCTGCTTTGCTACGACAATGAGGGCGTCTATGTGAACACAGTGGGCCGGGTTTCCAAGAACATTGTACTGCAG TGGGGCGAGATGCCCACCTCGGTGGCCTACATTGGCACTGGACAAATCATGGGCTGGGGCAATAAAGCAATAGAG ATACGTTCCGTTGAGAGCGGCCATTTGGATGGTGTGTTCATGCACAAAAAGGCGCAGCGCTTGAAATTCCTTTGCGAGCGAAACGACAAAGTATTCTTCAGCAGTGCCAAAGGTGCTTCATCGTGTCAAATCTACTTTATGACGCTCAACAAGCCGGGCATGGCCAATTGGTAA